Part of the Bacillus sp. THAF10 genome is shown below.
TTGACTGTTTGATAGAGGATGAAGAAGGGATCATTTTGATTGATTACAAGACAGATAAAATTAATGAACGCTATTCAAGTATTACAGAAGCAGAACCAATTTTAAAAAGAAGATATCAAGAACAGGTTGCCCTGTATGGAAAAGCAGTAGAACATATTTGGAAAAAGCAGCTTTCTGCCAAGTATTTATATTTCTTTGATGGAAATCACCTGATTCAAATGGATTAAAAGGGAGCGAGAATGAATGAGAATCCTTCACACAGCCGACTGGCATTTAGGAAAAACCTTGGAAGGGAGAAGCAGATTAAAAGAGCAAGCGGAGTTTTTAGACGAGCTATCCCAAATAGTAGATGAGGAAAAAGTGGATGTCATTTTAATGGCTGGAGATGTGTATGATACCGTGAATCCTCCCGCGCAAGCTGAAGTATTATTCTACGAATCTCTGCAAAAGCTATCGGCTGATGGAAAGCGTCCGATAGCAGTCATTGCAGGAAATCACGATAATCCCGACCGGTTAACCGCTTCTAAGCCATTAGCAAGCTCCAGACAAATTTCGCTGCTCGGTTATCCAACCACAGATATTCAAACTATTTATGTGCCTCGTACAAGTGAAACGCTGAAGCTTGCTTCCCTGCCTTATCCATCGGAATCAAGGTTAAACGAAGTGTTAGCAGAGCAGTTTGATGAGAAAGTCATTCGTGATCACTATGATACGAGAATTCGTGAATTTTTTCATAAAATGTGTGAGCAGTTTTCTGAAAACACCGTGAACATGGGGATGAGTCATTTATTTGTAGCCGGAGGAAGCTCAACTGATTCCGAGCGCCCGATTGAGGTTGGCGGAGCATTTACTGTAGCAGCGGAAAGCCTGCCGCCTATGGCACAATATGTGGCACTTGGACATCTGCATCGGCCGCAAACATTAAAGCGTGCCAAAACAGTTGCGAGGTATTCAGGGTCTCCACTTGCATATAGTTTTTCGGAGGCTGGTTACACAAAAAGTGTTTCCATTGTGGATGTGAAGCCGGGCGAAAAAGCGGAAGTGAAGGAAGTATTTCTTTCTAGCGGAAAACCACTTGTTAGGTGGAAGGCAACAAAAGGCATTCAGCAGGTGTATCAGTGGCTAGAGGAAAAGAAGGATAAGAATGCTTGGGTCGACCTAGAGCTGCATGTAACGAATGCGCTATCGATGGAAGAGATTCATCAAATAAGAAAGCACCATGAAGGCATTTTGCATATTCGACCTATTTTTCCCGAAATGGTTGGAGAGACAGCCTATGTAAAAATGGATAGCATTCCGATGGAGGAGCATTTTATCCGTTTTTATGAAAAGCAATCAGGAGGCGCGAAGCCAGAAGAAAAGCTGATAAACTTATTCCTTTCTTTAATCAAGGATGAAGCAAAAGAGGAGGAGCAAGCATGAAGCCTATTACGTTAACAGTAGCTGGCTTGCACAGCTTCCGGGAAAAACAAACCATCGACTTCGAAGCGCTTTGTGAAGGAGGAGTTTTTGGTATTTTTGGGCCAACAGGAAGCGGCAAGTCTTCCATTCTAGATGCCATGACTCTTGCACTCTATGGAAAAGTAGAACGGGCCTCCAATAACACACAAGGGATCATGAACCACGCCGAAAATGTCGTAGATGTATCCTATCTGTTTGAGCTAGAAAATGCCAAGGGGAAAAAGCGTTTCAAAGTGGAACGTACCTTTAAAAGAACCGATGATATTCGCGTCAAATCAGGAATTTCCCGATTAACTGAAATCAAGGACGAAGAGCATATTGTGCTTGCGGATAAGGCTAATGAAGTGAACGCAAAAATTCATGACATCATCGGACTAACAATTGATGACTTTACTAGGGCCGTCGTGTTACCACAAGGGAAGTTTGCCGAGTTTCTCTCCTTAAAAGGAGCGGACAGGAGGCAGATGCTGCAACGACTTTTCCAATTGGAAAGATTCGGAGATCAATTATCTAGAAAAATAAAAGAAGAGCTACAGGAGAAAACACAAATTATTGGTGAATTGGAAGCGGAACAGCTAGGACTTGGAGAAGCTTCCAATGAGGCCGTTAAAGTAGCAGAACAAGCCTACGAAGAGATTCAAAGCCTAGTTGTTCAAGCTGAAAAAACACTTTCTGACATAGAAGCGACGTTTGAAATCAAAAAGAAAATTTGGGAATGGCAGGAGGAGAGAAAGCCTGTTGAAGCCTCGCTTGCCAACCTAAGACAAGAAGAAAAGGGGATTTTGGAACTAGAAGAAAAGGTTTCGGTAACAGAACAAGCGGAAGCTCTAAAACCATTGCTTGATGACCTAAAAGAGGTAGAAAAAGCCCTTTCTCAGTGGAAAAAGAAACAAACGGACGATAAGAAAGCACAAACAAGTGCGAAGGAACTTTTTCTTCAAAAAAGTAGGCTTTATGAAGAAGCCAGAGAGCGAAAGGGAAAGGAGCTGCCACTACTTCTTTCAAAAAAAGAAAAGCTAGAGCGCGCTCTAAAGCTAGAGGAAAGCATTATCCCTCAACAACAGAAGCTTTACGATTTGAAGGGGAAAATCAGTGCGGCAATGGAAAAGCACTCCTCGTTTTCTCAAGCTGCGCAAAAAGCAAACGATTTATATGTAAAAGCAGTAAACAAACAAAAGCTATTAAAAGAAGAACTAGCAACCATTTCAATCACTGAAGAGCAGCTTGAATACCTTCAACAAGCAAATGAACAGAAACAAACGATGGTGCAGCTTGAAAAATCTAGTATGGAAACAGGGAATGAGGCTCAAAAGCATTTTGAGAATTTCTCGAAGTTTGATACAGAAATGAATCAAGCGAGAATGCAGCTTGAAACAGAGAAGAATAAGCTACTGTCCCTATTCCAAGCAACCGAAAAGTATTATCACCGGTCAGGTGAACTTGCTTTGTCCCTGGATCTGTTAGAAACAGAACTTGAAAATTATCAAAAAGAAGAACAAAAACAAGCAGATGATCTAAAAGTGCAGCAACTAGCTCTTGAACTTGCAAAATCGTTAGAAGCTGGAAAAGCATGCCCAGTATGTGGTTCCAAGGAGCATCCGGGACACTCTGGACATGAAGGCTTTCAGGAGGTAGCAACAGCAAAAGAAATGACAAGCTTTCAACCTCCTTCAATTTCACAACAAAAGCAGGAAAATCTAAAGCTAAAAATCAAGCTGGAACAGATTGCATCCGATCTTTTTAAAGAGCTTGAAGAAAGCCATGAACTTCCACAACCAAAGGATGCAGATAAAATAATGGCGGACTGGAAAAAGGAAATGGCTCAGGCATCCGATGCAGTAGAACTTTTGACGGGAAAATTTGAACAAATTTCAACAGACCAAAAAGGCCTATTGCAAGACATTTTGGAGCTTCAAGAAAAAAAGGAGCTTCTGATGGAAAAAGTAAGAAGCTTGAAAAACACAGCTCAGGAAAATGAAAGGCTCTCACAGACATACAAACACGAGTGGCAGAGCTGGAACAAAAAACATGAACAATACTCGTCTCAATGGAAAAAGCAAAGACAGCAATGGGATGAGCAGTATCCAGACATTCCTTTTGATCATATGGAAGATGTGTATCACCAAGCAAAGCAAGCCGAAAAACAAAGAACAGATCTACAAAATAGAATCAATAAAAGCGTGGATTATATTGAAGAACGAGGGAACGAAGTAAAGGAGCATGAAAGCAAAATCGGCATCCTTGAAAGAGAGCTGTATGAGGCAAAGCTCCTACATGAGCAGCTTCAATCCCGTCTTGATGAAATAGAAAAAGAGATAAATGATCTTGCTGGAGAAACGCGAGTTAGTGAGGAATGGAAAAAAGTTGAAAACGCGATGAAACAGTTAAATTCTGCAGAATCAAGCTGTTATCAAGACTTTCAATCCTCCCAAGAACAGCTACATCACAGTGAAAAGCAAGCTTCTCAAAGTGAGAGAATGGTAGAGGAATTTAATCTGCGTGCCCAAAAACTTCATGAAAAATGGAGTTCGACGCTTGAAGACTCCTCCTTTTCTTCCATGGATGAGGTGGAGGAAAATATGCTCCAAATCCCTTCTAAGCATAGGTGGAAGCAACAAATTGCGGACTATTGGGATCAAAAGAAAGCAGTGGAAAAAGACTTGCAGCGCTTAAACAAGCTAATTGGTTCTGATGTTCTTTTAGAGCAAGAGTGGAAGGAGCTGCAACAAAACCTGCAAGATACGAGACAGGAGCTGCGGACAGCAGTGGAAAAGAAGAGTGCAACAGCTCAGCACCTCTCCTCTGTAAAAGAGAGAAATGCGCGCTTTTTAGCTCTAGAAAAGAAGAAAATAGAAGTGAAAGAAGCGCAACAGCTGTTTCAAAAGCTTCAACATGCATTTAGGGGCAATAGCTTTGTAGAATATCTAGCCGAAGAGCAACTTCAACAGATTAGTAGAGAAGCATCGGAAAGGCTGGGACAGCTTACCCGTCAACGGTATGCTTTAGAAATGGATTCACAAGGTGGTTTTGTCATCAGAGACGATGCGAATGGTGGAGTTAGAAGACCTGTTAGCACGCTATCGGGGGGAGAAACATTTTTGACATCCTTAGCTTTAGCCTTAAGCTTATCTGCTCAAATACAGTTAAGAGGAGAGTATCCGTTGCAATTCTTCTTCCTTGACGAAGGATTTGGTACATTAGATAGTGAATTGTTAGATGCGGTTGTGACTTCCCTAGAAAGGCTTCAATCCAATCATCTTGCAGTTGGGGTAATCAGTCACGTGCAGGAGCTGCGGGCAAGATTATCGAAGCGGCTAATGGTAACCCCGGCAGAAGCATCAGGAAAAGGGTCTACAGTAAAACTGGAAAGCTTATAAAATAAAAGCTGTAAGAAAGGTCATAATGACCTCTCCTACAGCTTTTTTTATCATTTGTTTGCAACAATATCTTGATCACTGAAATCAGGATCTAAGGTATTGGTGGCACTCAGTCCATTGTTTGTAATGACAAAATTCCCTGTGTTTAGTGCACCCGAACCTGTAGCGGTTTTTGAGGCCCCTTTTGGAGAGATATAAAATGTATCCCCAAAGTTGACCACACCGCCACCAACGCTAGTAATAGCAACTGGACCTACGATAGCTGGCATGAAAAACACCCTTTATCTTTCAGATAGTAATACTATATGAATATTTTTAAAAAGCGTGAACTTGCTAAATTACAGATTTTCTGGACCTAAAAGCTGACGGACATTTTTTACACGAGCCTCTGCACATATCGTTTTTGAAGTACCAATCTGTAACAAGGAAGAGGAGGAAACCCCTTTTATCTCGATATGATTTACATTGATTAATGGTTGTTCATTGATCACATGCATATTCACTTCATTTGATAATGCAGGGATGGGATTTTGTATTGAATAGATTGGGTACTCGGAGAAATTTCCTTCATTCCCAAAAAATTTTGGGTATTCCCTTTTAACTGCAAAAGCCCTTGATTTTGCATAAATATAACAAGTATCTCCAATGTGAAAATACGAACTAAAGGACAGTGATTGCAAATTAATATCATTTACTTTGGAAGTTCTCATTTTTACTCAACCGTTAGCGGAACAAATGGTCCAATAGTCAGCCCCTCTGGAGGTGTATCAAAGTAGGAAGAAAGGCAGATGGTTTGTGTGTCCCCGACTATAAATAACGAGGAGGAGGATACCCCTAAGATATCTATATGATCTACTTGTAGATTATGATTGGTCACTTGAAAATTCATTTAATTTACCCCCTGGTTTTTTGGAAGGTTTTGAATAAATGCGGTAAAGGCATTATCCATGTCACGCTTTAACTGCTTGATGGTTATCTCTTTGATTTTGTCTTCTTTATATCCTTTTTCAAGCGCCTCTGCAGTTAACGTGTTTAATGTGTGATTGATTCTGGATGGAAGCTGTTTTCTAACATCCTGAATCATGAAATCATAATAGTGTTCTTCTAAGTTTTTACCGTTTGTTTGGGCAATCTGCTTTATTTTGCTAGTGCCATTTTTTTCAAGATAAGTTTTCAACTCATTTTCAATCCCTTGGTAAAGCTTCTGAGGTTGCATTGGTGTAGGAACTTCCAGGTTATTTTGTGTGACTAAAAAATCCTCTATTTCACCTGTTGATCCAGGGGTTAATCCAATATTTAATGTTCCTTCTAACGTTTCCACCTTTAGCTGATCGAACTTGTATTCAATTTTTTCGATGTTCATACTAGGCTTTTCTCTCAGATGGATGATCTCCTGCTGCATAATTCTTACCAGTTCCTCTAATGTGGACATTTGCTGTGACTGCTTTTCGACAATTTCTTGAAGCTGATTTATTCTTTGCTGTGAATCGTAGACATATTGGTAATTATAATACATTCGATCACCACCTTTCATTCTTTGCGTATCTGCCTGAAAAACACTTCTCTCATACAATATGCAAGATTGAAAAATGGGTGTATGCCTAGATTAATTTGTGGACCCTTTTAATGGAACAAAAGCTCCTGTCTCCAATGGAACACTGCCTTGTGCTTCTTGGGAGGAAAGTAAAGCAATTTCTGCACTGCTATCCGGTCCAGGACCGGTAAAATCTCCTGTGTTATAAAGGTTGGAAAGGGACTTAATCATCCCTGCACTTCCAATTTGAAAAACAGAAGAGTTAGAAATTCCCCCAATTTTCACCTGATGAATAACGATACTCTGATTAATAAAAAAATTGGTTGTCATGGGATCCCCCTTCCTACAAATTCAGGGCAATTGGCTGATCTACTGCATCCCCATCGTACGTGTTGGTCTGACTGTTCGTATTGCTAACCGTGATATAGTCTCCTGTATTAAAGCTCCCTGCTCCTGCAAATGTTTTTGCTGTGCTGGCAAGTGACATTTGAAACACATCGCCAATTTGAAACACTCCAGAGTTACCAATACTATTGACATTTACAGCTCCAACGATTGCTGGCATACACGCGAACTCCTTTACCACATCTCTTATGCTTTATCATATGACAATAGCCCTGTATGGTGAGTGGACAAAATTGTAAGAGTGAAGGAAAAACAGTTAGGAATAAATAGGAAAAACAGCTATAATAAGCTTTATGAGAAAAGGAAAGGGAGGAAAAGATATGGGAGCTAACCCGATTCAAGAGAAAGAGAGAATTGTAGCATTAGATATTGTCAGAGGACTAGCGATATTAGGGATATTTTTAGTCAACATGCCATCGTTCTTTGCACCAGTTATCTACACAAATCCAATGGAATATTGGACGGAAGCAAAGGATATTTTTGTGTTTAATGCGGTGGATATTTTTGCTCAGGCAAGCTTTTATACCCTGTTTTCATTTCTATTTGGCTATGGATTTATCATTTTTACAAATAGAATTGCTGAAAAAGGGCTGTCCGTTCCAAAATACTTTACAAGGAGGCTCCTCGTTTTATTAATTATCGGAGTGATTCATGCTTTTTTTGTTTGGCATGGTGATATTTTAATCACGTATGCCATTTGTGGATTTGCCTTGTTATTGGCTCGAAACATGTCTGCAAAGGCGATGGTGTGGACAGGGACAGCTATTATCGCTGTTCAGGTAACATTGATATCACTTCTATTGTTAGTCTCGCAAAAATTAATGGGGGATTTTGACCCATATGCGGGAATGGAGATGTTGATAAAGCAATCCTTAGAAGTGTATGCAAATGGCACGTTTATGGAGATTACCAAACAACGTATCTATGATTGGTCCTATGTAAACATTAGTGGGTTTATTTTCATTTTGGTTTCCATAATTCCAATGTTTTTCCTAGGTGCTGCAGCTGCCAAGGCGCAATGGTTAACCAAGGTCGAGGAAAAGCTTAGCATTATGAAGAAATTATGGATCACAACGTTCTTGCTTGCTGTTATTTTCAAGCTCTTGCCGTATTACACAGAAAAAAACTTTGTCACAGAATACCTGCAGGATGGAATTGGAGGACCAGCGAGTGCGATTTTTTACTTTTTGACTGTTGTGTTGGCAACAAGAACAAATGTAGGGATAAAAGTATTGTCGCCGCTTCAGTATGTTGGAAAAATGAGTCTATCAAACTATCTACTTCAATCCATTGTGTTTTCCATTGTTTTTTATGGTTATGGATTTGGGTTGTATGGACAATTTACGCCTTTCTATGGATTGTTGGTTGTGATAGGATTCTTTACATTACAAGTTATTATCAGCAAAATTTGGGTTGCGAGGTTTTATTATGGTCCCGCCGAATGGCTATGGCGTGCTGGAACATATCGAATTTGGCCAAAATTGAAAAAGATGTGAGCAAACGGCTCACATCTTTTTATTGAGAAAAGCTATAATTGTTACGATTCTGCATCCTACTTAGCTGCTGCTGAGATTCTTTATTCAGAAGCACGTCTAGCTCCTGGCTACACCTTACTGTTTGCGTGGCAGTAAAGCCGTACTCTTTCGCATAATAAATCATTTGTTTTCTCTTTAATTCGATTTGTAAAGCTAGCATTCTCTTCTACTCCAATTTCGATAAAATTAAGTAACGCAAGCGGTTGTCCCTATTATGGCACGGTTTTTGGCAGAAAAAAAGACCTTCGATAAAACAAGTCATAATACAACAAAATACTACTTTAACCAACATATTTTTCCAGTGAAGGAGGAAGTACATTGCGCTTTGTAACGTATGAATTAACAGGAAAGAACTATGTGGGAGTCCTCGATGAATCTCAACAAGAGGTACTAAATCTAACCGTGGCAAGCAACGATTGTGATCTTGGTTATTCTTTACCTACGACACTATTGGAATGTTTGGCTCTTGAGGATATTTTACCGATTGTTCAGAAGATTGGGGCGTGGGTCTACCAGCAGTCAGACCGATCCAAATATATACATAAAGTGTCGGAAGTGAAGCTAAAAGCACCTATTCCACGACCTTCCAAAAATATTTTATGTGTTGGAAAAAACTATCGTGATCATGTGCTGGAAATGGGAAGTGAAGCGGATATTCCAGAAAACATCATGATATTCACAAAGGCACCGACAAGTGTGATAGGTCCTGATGAGACCATTCCTCTTCATGAAGGTTTGACTTCTCAACTTGATTATGAAGGTGAACTTGCCATCGTTATTGGGAAAGTAGGAAAAGCAATACCTGTGGAGCAAGCATTAGATTATGTTTTTGGATATACCATTCTTAATGATGTCACAGCAAGAGACTTGCAGGCAAAGCATAAGCAATTCTTTTTAGGGAAAAGTCTTGATGGCTCTTGCCCAATTGGGCCAGCCATAGTGCATAAATCAGCACTAGGAGACATGCAAAAAGTAACAGTGACAACAAGGGTGAACGGAGAGCTAAGACAAGAGGCGTCTACTGCATTGATGATATTCCCACTTGCAGAAATCATTGCAACCTTATCACAAGGAATGACCCTAGAGCCTGGAGATATTATTGCCACAGGAACACCTTCTGGAGTAGGAAAGGGCTTTAAGCCGCCAAGATTTCTGAAAAAGGGAGATGTGATTGAAATTAGCGTTGAAGGTTTAGGTGTGCTGCGAAATACGGTAGGATAAATGGAGATATAGTGGCTGAGAAGAGGGGATGGCATGAACTCAGGTGTTTTTGGCACGAACTTGGCACCTTTTGGCACGAACTCGTGGCATTTTGGCATCAACTCTACTCATTTTGGCACGAA
Proteins encoded:
- a CDS encoding AAA family ATPase; translated protein: MKPITLTVAGLHSFREKQTIDFEALCEGGVFGIFGPTGSGKSSILDAMTLALYGKVERASNNTQGIMNHAENVVDVSYLFELENAKGKKRFKVERTFKRTDDIRVKSGISRLTEIKDEEHIVLADKANEVNAKIHDIIGLTIDDFTRAVVLPQGKFAEFLSLKGADRRQMLQRLFQLERFGDQLSRKIKEELQEKTQIIGELEAEQLGLGEASNEAVKVAEQAYEEIQSLVVQAEKTLSDIEATFEIKKKIWEWQEERKPVEASLANLRQEEKGILELEEKVSVTEQAEALKPLLDDLKEVEKALSQWKKKQTDDKKAQTSAKELFLQKSRLYEEARERKGKELPLLLSKKEKLERALKLEESIIPQQQKLYDLKGKISAAMEKHSSFSQAAQKANDLYVKAVNKQKLLKEELATISITEEQLEYLQQANEQKQTMVQLEKSSMETGNEAQKHFENFSKFDTEMNQARMQLETEKNKLLSLFQATEKYYHRSGELALSLDLLETELENYQKEEQKQADDLKVQQLALELAKSLEAGKACPVCGSKEHPGHSGHEGFQEVATAKEMTSFQPPSISQQKQENLKLKIKLEQIASDLFKELEESHELPQPKDADKIMADWKKEMAQASDAVELLTGKFEQISTDQKGLLQDILELQEKKELLMEKVRSLKNTAQENERLSQTYKHEWQSWNKKHEQYSSQWKKQRQQWDEQYPDIPFDHMEDVYHQAKQAEKQRTDLQNRINKSVDYIEERGNEVKEHESKIGILERELYEAKLLHEQLQSRLDEIEKEINDLAGETRVSEEWKKVENAMKQLNSAESSCYQDFQSSQEQLHHSEKQASQSERMVEEFNLRAQKLHEKWSSTLEDSSFSSMDEVEENMLQIPSKHRWKQQIADYWDQKKAVEKDLQRLNKLIGSDVLLEQEWKELQQNLQDTRQELRTAVEKKSATAQHLSSVKERNARFLALEKKKIEVKEAQQLFQKLQHAFRGNSFVEYLAEEQLQQISREASERLGQLTRQRYALEMDSQGGFVIRDDANGGVRRPVSTLSGGETFLTSLALALSLSAQIQLRGEYPLQFFFLDEGFGTLDSELLDAVVTSLERLQSNHLAVGVISHVQELRARLSKRLMVTPAEASGKGSTVKLESL
- a CDS encoding spore germination protein, translating into MPAIVGAVNVNSIGNSGVFQIGDVFQMSLASTAKTFAGAGSFNTGDYITVSNTNSQTNTYDGDAVDQPIALNL
- the sbcD gene encoding exonuclease subunit SbcD; the protein is MRILHTADWHLGKTLEGRSRLKEQAEFLDELSQIVDEEKVDVILMAGDVYDTVNPPAQAEVLFYESLQKLSADGKRPIAVIAGNHDNPDRLTASKPLASSRQISLLGYPTTDIQTIYVPRTSETLKLASLPYPSESRLNEVLAEQFDEKVIRDHYDTRIREFFHKMCEQFSENTVNMGMSHLFVAGGSSTDSERPIEVGGAFTVAAESLPPMAQYVALGHLHRPQTLKRAKTVARYSGSPLAYSFSEAGYTKSVSIVDVKPGEKAEVKEVFLSSGKPLVRWKATKGIQQVYQWLEEKKDKNAWVDLELHVTNALSMEEIHQIRKHHEGILHIRPIFPEMVGETAYVKMDSIPMEEHFIRFYEKQSGGAKPEEKLINLFLSLIKDEAKEEEQA
- a CDS encoding DUF418 domain-containing protein; amino-acid sequence: MRKGKGGKDMGANPIQEKERIVALDIVRGLAILGIFLVNMPSFFAPVIYTNPMEYWTEAKDIFVFNAVDIFAQASFYTLFSFLFGYGFIIFTNRIAEKGLSVPKYFTRRLLVLLIIGVIHAFFVWHGDILITYAICGFALLLARNMSAKAMVWTGTAIIAVQVTLISLLLLVSQKLMGDFDPYAGMEMLIKQSLEVYANGTFMEITKQRIYDWSYVNISGFIFILVSIIPMFFLGAAAAKAQWLTKVEEKLSIMKKLWITTFLLAVIFKLLPYYTEKNFVTEYLQDGIGGPASAIFYFLTVVLATRTNVGIKVLSPLQYVGKMSLSNYLLQSIVFSIVFYGYGFGLYGQFTPFYGLLVVIGFFTLQVIISKIWVARFYYGPAEWLWRAGTYRIWPKLKKM
- a CDS encoding aspartyl-phosphate phosphatase Spo0E family protein, whose product is MLALQIELKRKQMIYYAKEYGFTATQTVRCSQELDVLLNKESQQQLSRMQNRNNYSFSQ
- a CDS encoding spore gernimation protein GerPD, with amino-acid sequence MNFQVTNHNLQVDHIDILGVSSSSLFIVGDTQTICLSSYFDTPPEGLTIGPFVPLTVE
- a CDS encoding spore germination protein, coding for MPAIVGPVAITSVGGGVVNFGDTFYISPKGASKTATGSGALNTGNFVITNNGLSATNTLDPDFSDQDIVANK
- the gerPC gene encoding spore germination protein GerPC is translated as MYYNYQYVYDSQQRINQLQEIVEKQSQQMSTLEELVRIMQQEIIHLREKPSMNIEKIEYKFDQLKVETLEGTLNIGLTPGSTGEIEDFLVTQNNLEVPTPMQPQKLYQGIENELKTYLEKNGTSKIKQIAQTNGKNLEEHYYDFMIQDVRKQLPSRINHTLNTLTAEALEKGYKEDKIKEITIKQLKRDMDNAFTAFIQNLPKNQGVN
- a CDS encoding spore germination protein GerPE, with product MRTSKVNDINLQSLSFSSYFHIGDTCYIYAKSRAFAVKREYPKFFGNEGNFSEYPIYSIQNPIPALSNEVNMHVINEQPLINVNHIEIKGVSSSSLLQIGTSKTICAEARVKNVRQLLGPENL
- a CDS encoding fumarylacetoacetate hydrolase family protein → MRFVTYELTGKNYVGVLDESQQEVLNLTVASNDCDLGYSLPTTLLECLALEDILPIVQKIGAWVYQQSDRSKYIHKVSEVKLKAPIPRPSKNILCVGKNYRDHVLEMGSEADIPENIMIFTKAPTSVIGPDETIPLHEGLTSQLDYEGELAIVIGKVGKAIPVEQALDYVFGYTILNDVTARDLQAKHKQFFLGKSLDGSCPIGPAIVHKSALGDMQKVTVTTRVNGELRQEASTALMIFPLAEIIATLSQGMTLEPGDIIATGTPSGVGKGFKPPRFLKKGDVIEISVEGLGVLRNTVG
- a CDS encoding spore germination protein GerPB; its protein translation is MTTNFFINQSIVIHQVKIGGISNSSVFQIGSAGMIKSLSNLYNTGDFTGPGPDSSAEIALLSSQEAQGSVPLETGAFVPLKGSTN